In Sphingomonas sp. JUb134, the sequence GTAGATGATGTCGGGGTTCTCGGGATCGATGGCGCGCCAGGCGGCATCGGTGAGGTGAGAGGGGAGGGACATGCCTGCGACCTCCTCGCACGCCGCACGGACGTGGTCGGGCCAGGGGTTTCGCAGGATGACGCCATCGTCGGCGGCCTGAACGGGGCCGAGCAGAAGCCACTCATCGCGGATGCCAGTGACCGGCTGGCCGCGATAGAACTTCGGCGCGATCAGCGACCCGTCTGCTGCCAGCATGCCTTCGGCAGGGTCCGGCACGCCTTCGTGCGCCGGTTCGTCGAAGTTGGCGAGGACCATCGGTTCGCCCGGCGCGATCTCGACGAGATCCCTGTCGAGCCGACGCACGCAGAGGTGCGACCATTCACCGCCGGTGGGGAGCTCGATCGTCCAGCACCACTCGATCATCGCGCCATGACGGCAGCCGAGCCAGGGATCGTCTATCTCGCCTTCAGGGGGGCGCTTGCCGTCACGATGGGCCCCATCGTGATCGAACCAGGTGCAGTCGGATGGGGACCAGACGATGCAGTAGCTCGCCTTGGACCAGCTCGCCTTCTTTTCGAAGGCGGCGATCACCGCTCTGCGGCCCTGAGCGGTGACGGCCCCTGTCCCGTCGAGAAAGCCGGGGCCGTGGAAGACGTAATGGCGGATCGCGACGTGCGACTGTGCCGGTTCGTTCGTGACGGACATGGCCCACCGCCGGTTCTGCCTGACGCCCCGGGTGATCACGTGCGGGTATTCACGGTATCCCGCGAGGGCGTCGGCCGTTTTCATCACAGTTCTCCTATTCGAAAGTGAATGGAGACGATGACGAACCTTCTCAATCCTTCCTCCGCCTGTTCCGCTTGCGATCTCCCGCAGACGCTTCGGCGCCCTTCTGATCGGCGCGCTTCGGCCAGCCCGCGCGGAAATCAGCCAAGCGCGTCACGCGCTCGGTCGGCGCCATCGGCGGGAGTTCGCGTCCGCCCGGCCAGGCCTTTGCGCCGGCCAGCTGCTGATCCACGTGATCGTTCCAGCGCTGCACCATGTCGCCGGCCTCCTGCACGAGCTGGGTGAGGATGTAGGTCGCGTCGAGCTCGTCACCATTGGTGTGGAGCAGCATCGCGTTGATGGTGTCCCGACTGAAGGAGAAGGGTGCTTCGGCGAGATCGGACGCGGGGATCTTCCTCGTGTCATGGATCGTGAAGTGCGAGAAGCGCTTCGAGGTGCCGTCACGCTGGTTGGCGAGCTCCATGCGGCGGTGGATAAGCGAGTCGAGCACGTCCTTCACCTGCGATCCCATCTCGACGGGTGCCGTGCCGTTCAGGGTGAATACCGGGCCGGTGCGCTTCGTGGGATCCGGCTGCTGACGAGCGATGATGTCGTACACCTGGTTCGGCAGCAGGATCAGGTGCGGTTTGCCGCTCTTGTTGCGCTCCGGCGGCAGGCGCCACTGGCGCTTGTCCATGTCGAGCTCCTCCCACGGCAGTTCGGCGATCTCCTCCTTCCGCTTGCCGAGCCGGATCAGCACCTCGACGACGTCGCCACGGGGATCACCGAGATCCCTCGCGGCTTCCAGCAGCCGCAGCCACTCCCAGTCGGTCAGGCGCCTGTCCCGCTTACCGGTCTTCGGAACGTCGAACACGTGGCCAGGCGTACGCAGGAACGCCGAGCGGTACACCCCGTCGTTGATGAGCGTCTTGAGACAGACCAGCCCCGAACGGACCATGGAGGGGCCCCGGGCGAACAGTTCCGCCTTGTATTTGTCCACGTCACTCGTGGTGAGCTTGTCGAGCCTCTTGTCGCCCAAGTGGGCCAACAGGTCGCGGCGGAAGACGGCGATCTGGCTAGCGCTCATGGGATCGTTGCCGGTACGTCGACGAGACACGTAATCCTCAAAGTAGGCGCTGATCAGCAGACCAACCTCAGCCGCAGCGGCGGCCGTCTCCGCCTTGCGCTTCGCGATGGGATCGCTGCCGGTCCGGACCTCGTGCGCGAGGGTCGAGGCGAACGTGCGTGCGCTTTCGACCGTGAACTCGCCGAGGGTGCCGAGCGTCGTACGTTGAGAGCGGCCACCCTTGAACCTATACTGGTAGACGAAGGTCGGGGTCCCTTCGCTCGTCTTATAGACGCCGAACCCCCTCACTTCGGTGTCCCACACGAACTTCTTGGTGCCGGACGCGGGGGAGTTGACGATCGGTTTGATCGTCGAAAGGCTGATACGCTTCTTGGTCAAGGTGAGCTCCTGAGTAACCGTGGAGCAATCTTGATGGCGGTACTCGGGGGTGCTTTCGACCACAGTGGTCTACAAGTGAAAATATACTAAGTCGCTGCTCTAGAACGATAATCTACCTACCGGAACGCCGGTCTACACCAGCGCCTCTTATCCCGATGAGGACGTTAGACAAGACTTCTTCCTACGAATCTGAGGGTCGGACGTTCGAATCGTTCCGGGCGCGCCATCGAAAGTCCTGCCAGGCATCAGCCCGGCAGGGCTTTTGTGTATCTGGCCGAAAGCGTCAGCCCTGTGCCAGCGCCTTGAGCGGCGTGCCCGTGTCGGCCAGGGCCGCGGGGTCCGCGATCGTTCCGGCCACCACCAGCATCCGGCCTTGCACATAGTCCCGCGTCGCGTTCACGCAGTCCAGCGCCACCACCCGCCCTTCGCGCAAATAGACCAGCGAGAAGCTGCGCGACGCCGGCTCCCCGCGCACGACCAGCGCGTCATGACCCGCGGACAGCCCGACCGTCTGCAGCTTCAGGTCATACTGGTTCGACCAGAACCACGGAACGGCATGATAGGGCGCGGGGTCGTCGAGGATCGCGCGCACCGCGGTGGTTGCCATGTCGTTCGCGTTCTGCACGGACTCGAGCCGGATGGGCAGCCCGTCGACAAAGGCGTTGGCGTGAAGCGCGCAGTCGCCGATCGCATAGATATGGGGCAGCGAAGTGCGGCAGTGCGCGTCGACCGCCACGCCATTGCCGCCCTCCGCGCCGGCTGCCAGCAGCGGATCCACCGCGGGGACGATGCCGATTCCGACGATCACCATCTCCGCCGGCAGTATCTCTCCGTCCGCCAGCCGCACGCCGGCCGCGCGGCCGTCCCGTTCCTCGATGCAGGCGACACGCACGCCCAGCCGGACGTCCACGCCATGGGCACGATGTTCCGCCTCGTAGAAGCGCGACAGCGGCTCCCCCGCGACGCGCGCGAGGACCCGGTCCTGCGCCTCCAGCACGGTCACCTGCTTACCGAGCTTCGACAGCACCGCCGCCGCTTCCAACCCAATATAGCCGCCGCCGATCACCACCACCTTCGCGGTCGTCGGCAGTTCGTGGATCAGCCGATCCACATCCGCGCGGCTGCGCACCGAGTGCACGCCGCCTAGGTCATGGCCGGTGCAGCTCAGCGACCGGGCATGGCCGCCCGCCGCCCAAATGAGCGTGCCATAGTGGATCGTCGTGCCATCGTCGCACGCAACGCTGCGCGCAGCCGGATCGACCGCCGTCACCCGCCGCCCGGTACGCATCGTCACCGCGCGTTCTTCCCAGAAGGCGGGCGGGCGGATCAGCAGCCGCTCGAACGGCTTTTCGCCGGCGAGATATTCCTTCGAGAGCGGGGGCCGCTCATAGGGCAGTTCCGGCTCCTCGCCGACGATGGCGATGGTGCCGGCGAACTTGCGCTGGCGCAGTGCGATCGCCGCCTGCGCCCCTCCGTGTCCGGCCCCCACGATCAGGATATCGAAGCGGTCGGTCACGGCAGAATTCTCCGGCTGGGTGCGAAGGCCGCCCTATAGCCCGGCCGACGCACTTTGGGAGGGGGCGGGCGCCCGCCGTCAGCCGGCGGTCGCTGCCACCGCGATCGCCCCCAGCGGACCCGCCAGGGCACCCAGTGCCGGTGCCACGATATACGGCCCGTCGGCGGGAAGCTGCATATAGCCGCCCAGGCTCTCCAGCAGCGCGGCTTCGATGCGGGCGTGGAGGTGCGGCTGTCCGGACAGCACGCCCCCGCCGATCGCGATGCGCAACGGCCCGGTCGTGCAGACGAGGTCGTGGCACATCAGCGTCAGCGCGGAGACGATCGGCTCCCACACCGGGTCGTCGCTCGCGACCTCGGCCACTGGCCGTCCACCCAGCCGCGCGACCAGCGCGGTGCCGGAGGCGAGCCCCTCGATGCAGTCCGGATGATAGCGGCAGACGCTCTTCAGCGTATCGGACGGCAGCCGCGGCACGCGCAGATGGCCGATCTCGCTGTGGCTGATGCCGCGCGTGGGGCGGCCATGCACGACCAGCCCGACCCCGACCCCGGTTCCCACCGTCACATAGGCGAAGTCCTCGAGGCCCTGGGCGCAGCCCCAGCGAATCTCCGCAAGCGCGGCGCCGTTGACGTCCGTGTCGAACGCCACCGGCACGCCGAAGGGGGCGGACAAGGTGCCCAGCACATCGGCGCCCGGCCAACCGGTCTTGTTCGTCGCCAGCACCTGACCATAGGTCGGCGAGAGCGGATTGATGTCGATCGGGCCGAAGGACGCGATGCCGATGGCGCGGAACCCGTGCGTCGCGTGCCACTCGGCCAGGATGGCGAGGATCGCGGGCAGTGTCTCCATCGGAAGCGTCGTCGGCACCGTACGCTGATCCAGGATCGCATCCGGCCCATGGGCGATCGTGCAGATGCACTTGGTGCCGCCAAGCTCGATCCCCACCAGCGGAAGCGCCGGGGCGGTGGGCGTGTCGGTCATCATGCGTCGGCGTTCCCTTGCTGTGTCATTCTGGGATGAGATGGTTGGCGCGCTGCCGCCATCAGGGTCAGCCGAAACATGGTTGATCTCTCCCCTTGCTGCCGTCGTTCCCCGTGACGTGCCACGGCGCCTACGCTGTCGTCCGAATTAGTACATCAAATATCTTAACTCAACGAGTCACGCCGGCGGCGACAATGAAGCTGTCCCAAGCCTTTGTCTTCTGAAAGGTTGTATCCCGCGCCGGGTGCGGCATTAATGCCATGTTATCGATCACAGCCGGCAGACCGGCGAGCAGGAGAGGCAGATGCGTCCAGGGGCGGTCCGGTGTCGGCATTGGGTCCAAACTACCGGCCGGAAAGAGGATCCGTTTGCATGATGGAGAACTCGCCTGGTGCCCGTCTGTCCGGAACCAACCTCGAGCGGGCTGCCGATCATAACCAGCGGGTGACGCTGCACGCGATCCGCGTCGGCGGCTCGCTGACGCGCGTGGACCTCGCCGGGATCACCGGGCTTACGCCGCCGGCCATTGCCAACATCACGCGGCGCCTGCTGCAGGATGGCCTGATTGAGGAAGCGGGCCAGCGGCGTGGCGGCCGCGGGCAGCCGCCGACGAAGCTCGTGGTCCGGCGCGATGCCTGTTATGCGATCGGCATCAACATCGACCGGGATCACATCACCATCGTGCTGGTCGACTTCTCCGGACGAATCCTCGCCCGGGTGTCGGAGGAAGTCGCGTTCGCGCTCCCTGATCACGTCCGCTCCCTCTATGTCCGCTCGATCGAGCGGATGCTGCAATCGGCCGACGTGCCCTCGTCCAAGCTGGTCGGCATCGGCGTGGCCGTGCCGGACGACCTGGAGCTGGTTGCGCTACCGGGGCGGCCTCCGGAATACGACGCCTGGAACGGCATCGACATGGCGTCGCTGTTCGCAGAGCCGTTCGACCTCCCGGTCTTTGTCGAGAATGATGCGGCGGCTGCGGCGAGCGGAGAGATGCAGCTGGGCCTTGGCCAGAAGTACAACAGCTTCTTCTACGTGCTGCTTTCGTCGGGGCTCGGCGGGGGTTTCGTGGTGGATGGGGCTTATGTCCGCGGCGCCAATGGGCGCAGTGGCGAACTCGGCTTCATGCTGGCACCGGACGGGAACGGCGGGCGTGAGACAGTGCAGACCCTGGTCTCCCTGTCAGGCCTGTCGCGGCATCTGGAGGCCGCCGGCTTCAGCCTGACGGACATCATGCACCGCACCGAGCTTGCGCCCGAGGTGCAGGCCTGTGTCGACGCGTGGATCGAGGCTGCGGCACGACGGCTGTGCACGCCGATGGCGGCGATCTGCTGCCTCATCAATCCGGCGACGGTGCTGGTAGGAGGGCGGCTCCCGACCGCCCTGGTGGAGCAGCTGGCAAGCCGGGTGAACGCCCTGATGGAGGATCAGGCCGACGTGCTTCCGGCCATCGCGCCGGTAGCGCGCGCCGCCCTTTCCGAGGACGCGCCTGCGGTCGGGGCGGCGGTGCTGCCGTTCAGTCACTTCCTGCTGCCCAAGCCCGGCGCCTTGTGGAAGACGCCGGCCCTGGTCGGGGGAGAGGCGGCGGCGGCGCTTTAGTCGCCAGCCGCCGCCGAACCCGGCACGTAGATCAGCGAGGGCGCCTCGGCCACGAACCGGTCGAGCACGCCGTCCGCGACCTTGATCGCTCCCTGCGGGCGCGTGGTGCCGGGGATCGTCTGCAACTTCTCCGCCTGGGCGGCGAGCGCCCGTGCCTGGGCGAAGAAGCCGCCCGCGCGCGGGCTGCCCTGGTTCGCGGCCGAAAGCCCGCTCGTGGTCGCCTGGAGCGAACGCCCCCACAGCTGGAGCGCATCGAGCCACGGCTGGCTCTGCGCGACGAATCCTTGGTCCGCCACACCGGCCCGGATCGTGTCGGAGGCGGTGGCAAGAGCGTCCGCCGTCGTCTTCAACCGCTCCAGAGCCGCCTCACGTGCAGGCGCATTGCCGCTGGTGATCGCATCGGTCACTTCGTCCAGCGTCGCCTTCAGTCGGGGCGCGGAGGGCTGCCAGGGCTGGCTGCCGAAGGTGGGGGCCAGGTGCTGCGCGTCGAAGAACACCATCAGCGCCTCGGTGGTGGCGGCATCGCCCGACGCCAGCATCCGTGCCGCCGCCTTCCAGGCCCGATCCGCATCATAGCCCCGGTCGTTCCACGCGAACGCGGCGCTGCCGAACACCGCGACGCGGCTCGGCGCCTCCTGGTTCATCGGGTTTGCCAGGATCCCGCTCAACTCGCCCGAAAGCCCCGCCTCGCGCCGCGCATAGGGTGCCATCAGCAGGCGTCCGGTGGATTCGCCATAATCGTTGACCGGATAATTGTCCCACAGCAGCGTCTTGCGGCCGAACGCCTTGGTTGCCGCCTTGGCGTCGCCGATGGAGATCGCCGGCGGCACCACGTCGGTGCCCGTCCACTGCACGAACACGGCAGGATCGACCTCCCGCAGCGCCGCCTTGTAGGGCGATTCGGTCGTGTTGAAATATTCCGTGGGCACGATCATCAGTTCGGCCTGGTCGCCGTCCTTGGTCTTCAGCCAGCGGTAGATGGTGTTCGACAGGTTCGCCTGCGCCAGGCCCGCCGCACGCTGGCCCGGCTCGCCCAGCGCCGCGCGATCCTCGTCGCAGTTCCACTTGGTATATTCGATGTCGTCGAACGCGATGTAGAAGGACCGCACGCCCATGGAGCGGAACACCTCGAACTTGCGCTGGAGCGCCTGCACGTCGGACGGCCGCGAGTAGCAGATCGAGGGACCCGGCGAGATCGCATAGGTGAAGCGGACGTGGTGACGCCGCGCCTGATCGATCAGCGTCTTCAGCGCGTCGAGCGTCGCCTGCGGATAGGCATCCCGCCACTTGTCGCGCGCGAAGGGGTCGTCCTTGGGGCTGTAGACGTACGTGTTCGCCTTCACGCTGCCCAGGAAGTCGAGATGCCGGGCGCGGTCCTCCATCGACCAGGGCGCGCCATAGAAGCCCTCGATCGTGCCCCGGATCGCCATCGCGGGGCGGTCGGCGATGGATACCGCCGGCATGGTCCCACGCGCGGTCAGCTGTCGCAGCGTCTGCGCCGCATAGTAGAGGCCGCCCGCGTCCTGCCCGGCGAGCACGACCAGCGTGCCGTCCCCGTGCGCATCGCTCAGCAAGGCATAGCCCTCGCGCTGATCCGGCAGCGTGCCGCCAAGGCGCGAGATGGCCGTGCGGACGGGAGCCGAACGGGCCGTGCCGATCACCACGACGGTGCCGCCCGATTTCGCCGGGAGGGCGCGGGCGGTTCCGACCTTCTCCACACCGGCAGCGGCCAGTGCGCTGCGGACCAGCGTCAGCGTTTCCGCATCCGCCGTATCCGCGCCCACGATCGTCGCTTCCTTGCCAAGCTCCAGCGCTGCGCCCGTCAGGCGCATCGAAACCGGCTGCGGGAAAACCGCAGGAAGCGTCCCTTGGGGCGCAGCCGATGCGGCAGCCGGAAGCAGCGCGGCGGCTGCGGTGGCGAGGAAGATCGATCGGGGGAGGCGGGTCTGAGGCACTTTGGTCTCCGAATGGTCACCAAAAGGTCTCAGATCATGCCGCCCCTGTCTAGGGGGCGGGTGCCTCCAGCGCGCGCCTTTGCTCTTCCCCCTGTTCCGGGCCGCCCTCGGCCCGAAGCTTTGCCGCGGCGGCGCTGCGAACCAGCACCGCCGTCGACAGGAGGATCGAGGAGACGAGACCGCCGATCGCGAGCAACCCGGCCGGCGTCACCTCCACCGTCGCGCGCAGTCCCCGGCGCCGGCCCAGCTTCACGAACACGGCCGCGCGCTGGGGGCTGTTCGCCAGTGCCTGCGGCGCGGCGGGCGGGTTGCTCTCCACGATCATGACTCCGCGCTTTCCTGGAAATCGAACAGCGCGCGGTATTGGCGCGGCTGCGAGCGGAGATACTGGTTGGCGGCGCGCACCCGCGTCCCCAGGTGCGCGGCTGCATGCCACGGCCAGCGCGGATCGTAGAGGATGGTGCGGGCAAGGCCGACGAAGTCCGCGTCGCCGGTGCCCACGATTGCC encodes:
- a CDS encoding beta-N-acetylglucosaminidase domain-containing protein: MPQTRLPRSIFLATAAAALLPAAASAAPQGTLPAVFPQPVSMRLTGAALELGKEATIVGADTADAETLTLVRSALAAAGVEKVGTARALPAKSGGTVVVIGTARSAPVRTAISRLGGTLPDQREGYALLSDAHGDGTLVVLAGQDAGGLYYAAQTLRQLTARGTMPAVSIADRPAMAIRGTIEGFYGAPWSMEDRARHLDFLGSVKANTYVYSPKDDPFARDKWRDAYPQATLDALKTLIDQARRHHVRFTYAISPGPSICYSRPSDVQALQRKFEVFRSMGVRSFYIAFDDIEYTKWNCDEDRAALGEPGQRAAGLAQANLSNTIYRWLKTKDGDQAELMIVPTEYFNTTESPYKAALREVDPAVFVQWTGTDVVPPAISIGDAKAATKAFGRKTLLWDNYPVNDYGESTGRLLMAPYARREAGLSGELSGILANPMNQEAPSRVAVFGSAAFAWNDRGYDADRAWKAAARMLASGDAATTEALMVFFDAQHLAPTFGSQPWQPSAPRLKATLDEVTDAITSGNAPAREAALERLKTTADALATASDTIRAGVADQGFVAQSQPWLDALQLWGRSLQATTSGLSAANQGSPRAGGFFAQARALAAQAEKLQTIPGTTRPQGAIKVADGVLDRFVAEAPSLIYVPGSAAAGD
- a CDS encoding FAD-dependent oxidoreductase — translated: MTDRFDILIVGAGHGGAQAAIALRQRKFAGTIAIVGEEPELPYERPPLSKEYLAGEKPFERLLIRPPAFWEERAVTMRTGRRVTAVDPAARSVACDDGTTIHYGTLIWAAGGHARSLSCTGHDLGGVHSVRSRADVDRLIHELPTTAKVVVIGGGYIGLEAAAVLSKLGKQVTVLEAQDRVLARVAGEPLSRFYEAEHRAHGVDVRLGVRVACIEERDGRAAGVRLADGEILPAEMVIVGIGIVPAVDPLLAAGAEGGNGVAVDAHCRTSLPHIYAIGDCALHANAFVDGLPIRLESVQNANDMATTAVRAILDDPAPYHAVPWFWSNQYDLKLQTVGLSAGHDALVVRGEPASRSFSLVYLREGRVVALDCVNATRDYVQGRMLVVAGTIADPAALADTGTPLKALAQG
- a CDS encoding ROK family protein, which codes for MTDTPTAPALPLVGIELGGTKCICTIAHGPDAILDQRTVPTTLPMETLPAILAILAEWHATHGFRAIGIASFGPIDINPLSPTYGQVLATNKTGWPGADVLGTLSAPFGVPVAFDTDVNGAALAEIRWGCAQGLEDFAYVTVGTGVGVGLVVHGRPTRGISHSEIGHLRVPRLPSDTLKSVCRYHPDCIEGLASGTALVARLGGRPVAEVASDDPVWEPIVSALTLMCHDLVCTTGPLRIAIGGGVLSGQPHLHARIEAALLESLGGYMQLPADGPYIVAPALGALAGPLGAIAVAATAG
- a CDS encoding integrase arm-type DNA-binding domain-containing protein; translation: MVESTPEYRHQDCSTVTQELTLTKKRISLSTIKPIVNSPASGTKKFVWDTEVRGFGVYKTSEGTPTFVYQYRFKGGRSQRTTLGTLGEFTVESARTFASTLAHEVRTGSDPIAKRKAETAAAAAEVGLLISAYFEDYVSRRRTGNDPMSASQIAVFRRDLLAHLGDKRLDKLTTSDVDKYKAELFARGPSMVRSGLVCLKTLINDGVYRSAFLRTPGHVFDVPKTGKRDRRLTDWEWLRLLEAARDLGDPRGDVVEVLIRLGKRKEEIAELPWEELDMDKRQWRLPPERNKSGKPHLILLPNQVYDIIARQQPDPTKRTGPVFTLNGTAPVEMGSQVKDVLDSLIHRRMELANQRDGTSKRFSHFTIHDTRKIPASDLAEAPFSFSRDTINAMLLHTNGDELDATYILTQLVQEAGDMVQRWNDHVDQQLAGAKAWPGGRELPPMAPTERVTRLADFRAGWPKRADQKGAEASAGDRKRNRRRKD
- a CDS encoding ROK family transcriptional regulator, which codes for MMENSPGARLSGTNLERAADHNQRVTLHAIRVGGSLTRVDLAGITGLTPPAIANITRRLLQDGLIEEAGQRRGGRGQPPTKLVVRRDACYAIGINIDRDHITIVLVDFSGRILARVSEEVAFALPDHVRSLYVRSIERMLQSADVPSSKLVGIGVAVPDDLELVALPGRPPEYDAWNGIDMASLFAEPFDLPVFVENDAAAAASGEMQLGLGQKYNSFFYVLLSSGLGGGFVVDGAYVRGANGRSGELGFMLAPDGNGGRETVQTLVSLSGLSRHLEAAGFSLTDIMHRTELAPEVQACVDAWIEAAARRLCTPMAAICCLINPATVLVGGRLPTALVEQLASRVNALMEDQADVLPAIAPVARAALSEDAPAVGAAVLPFSHFLLPKPGALWKTPALVGGEAAAAL